In Microbulbifer salipaludis, a genomic segment contains:
- a CDS encoding glutathione S-transferase family protein yields the protein MYQLFIGNKNYSSWSLRPWLLATELEIPFEEQLVPFDEGGSWNKFRKFSPTGLVPCLVDGDTTVWESLAITEYLYESHPRVWPADKQARAWARCAASEMHAGFFALRNQCSMNCGVTVSLHRIDEALQKDLKRIDELWQQGLSRFGGPFLAGQEFTAVDAFFAPVVLRLKGYQLSLGQQAMGYCERILALPGMQSWVEAGINEPWREVTHDEELLAVGDIVEDRRV from the coding sequence ATGTATCAACTGTTTATCGGCAACAAAAACTATTCGTCCTGGTCGCTGCGCCCCTGGCTGCTGGCCACTGAGCTGGAAATTCCTTTCGAGGAGCAGCTGGTGCCCTTCGACGAGGGTGGCAGCTGGAATAAATTCCGCAAGTTTTCCCCCACTGGTCTGGTGCCGTGCCTGGTCGACGGCGATACCACCGTGTGGGAATCCCTTGCCATCACCGAATACCTGTACGAATCGCATCCCCGTGTCTGGCCGGCGGACAAGCAGGCGAGGGCCTGGGCCCGCTGCGCCGCCTCGGAAATGCACGCAGGTTTTTTTGCCCTGCGTAACCAGTGCAGCATGAACTGTGGTGTAACGGTATCGCTCCACCGCATCGACGAGGCCCTGCAAAAAGACCTGAAGCGTATCGACGAGCTGTGGCAGCAGGGGCTTTCCCGATTCGGCGGGCCATTCCTGGCGGGGCAGGAATTCACAGCCGTAGATGCGTTCTTCGCACCGGTCGTGCTGCGCCTGAAAGGCTACCAGCTTTCCCTCGGCCAACAAGCGATGGGCTACTGCGAGCGCATTCTGGCGCTGCCCGGTATGCAAAGCTGGGTCGAGGCCGGAATCAATGAGCCCTGGCGAGAAGTGACTCACGATGAGGAGCTGCTGGCGGTGGGCGATATCGTGGAAGACCGGCGCGTTTGA
- a CDS encoding class II 3-deoxy-7-phosphoheptulonate synthase — protein sequence MVKPWDPSSWRKLQAHQQPRYPSLDDVESVEQQLADYPPLVFAEEARELRRQLAEVAQGKAFLLQGGDCAESFADFNANRIRDTFKVLLQMAVVLTFAGNLPVVKVARMAGQYAKPRSADMETVDGLELPSYRGDIINGIDFSAEARVPDPKRMLTAYNQSAATLNLLRAFAQGGLADLHQVHAWNLSYLENNPQRDRYAQLAERLQDALEFMAVCGVNSANTPAIRETTLFTSHEALLLNYEQALTRTDSLTGKWYDCSAHMLWIGERTRQLDAAHIEFLAGVWNPIGVKVGPGMATDELIRLIDRLNPNNEPGRLTLITRMGADTLGDKLPALVRAVEREGRSIVWSTDPMHGNTEKASSGFKTRNFDNILREIRDFFAVHRAEGTHPGGIHLEMTGQHVTECTGGAWKISDEDLASCYRTQCDPRLNADQVLELAFCISEMLRDGRNGAGGKA from the coding sequence CTGGTAAAACCCTGGGACCCATCCAGCTGGCGAAAACTGCAGGCGCACCAGCAGCCCCGTTATCCGTCCCTCGACGACGTGGAATCCGTTGAGCAGCAGCTTGCCGATTACCCGCCGCTGGTGTTTGCAGAGGAGGCGAGGGAGCTGCGCCGCCAGCTGGCGGAAGTGGCGCAGGGCAAGGCATTTTTATTGCAGGGTGGCGACTGTGCGGAATCCTTCGCCGACTTCAATGCCAACCGTATTCGCGACACCTTCAAAGTGTTGCTGCAGATGGCGGTGGTGCTCACGTTTGCCGGCAATCTGCCAGTGGTGAAGGTGGCGCGTATGGCCGGGCAATACGCCAAGCCGCGCTCGGCCGACATGGAGACCGTGGATGGCCTGGAGCTGCCGAGCTATCGGGGCGATATCATCAATGGTATCGACTTCTCTGCGGAAGCCCGTGTGCCTGACCCCAAACGCATGCTCACGGCCTACAACCAGTCCGCGGCCACCCTCAACCTGCTGCGTGCCTTTGCCCAGGGTGGGTTGGCCGACCTGCATCAGGTGCATGCCTGGAACCTGAGTTACCTGGAAAACAACCCGCAGCGAGACCGCTATGCCCAGCTGGCAGAGCGTCTGCAGGATGCGTTGGAATTTATGGCGGTGTGTGGCGTCAACTCCGCCAATACACCGGCCATTCGCGAGACAACACTGTTTACTTCCCACGAAGCGTTGCTGTTGAACTACGAGCAGGCGCTGACCCGCACCGATAGCCTGACGGGCAAATGGTACGACTGCTCCGCTCATATGTTGTGGATCGGTGAGCGCACTCGCCAGCTGGATGCCGCGCATATCGAATTCCTTGCCGGAGTCTGGAATCCCATCGGAGTCAAAGTGGGGCCGGGTATGGCGACCGATGAGTTGATCCGGCTGATCGATCGTTTGAACCCGAACAATGAGCCCGGCCGTTTGACCCTGATTACCCGGATGGGTGCCGATACGCTGGGCGATAAACTGCCCGCACTGGTGCGTGCGGTGGAAAGGGAAGGGCGCTCTATCGTGTGGAGCACCGACCCCATGCACGGCAACACCGAGAAAGCATCCAGCGGCTTCAAGACCCGCAATTTCGACAATATTTTGCGGGAAATCCGGGATTTCTTTGCGGTGCACCGTGCCGAGGGCACACACCCTGGTGGTATTCACCTGGAAATGACCGGGCAGCACGTCACCGAGTGTACCGGCGGTGCCTGGAAAATTTCCGACGAAGATCTCGCCAGTTGCTACCGCACCCAGTGCGACCCGCGACTCAACGCAGACCAGGTGCTGGAGCTCGCCTTCTGTATTTCTGAAATGCTGCGTGACGGCCGAAATGGAGCCGGCGGCAAGGCGTAA
- a CDS encoding aromatic amino acid transaminase has product MFDHLKSLPADPILGLLATYRADDNPNKIDLGVGVYKDEAGHTPVLQAVKEAETRLLRSEETKAYVGPAGTPGFNNAMQELVLGAGHPALVGNRVRSAQTPGGCGALRVLAEFSDRAKTGATIWVSDPTWANHVPLLGNAGLEIKSYPYYDRATSSLQFDAMVETLKQVGEGDLVLFHACCHNPCGADLTREQWQVLAEMAQKQGFTPFIDMAYQGFGDSLEADAYGLRLMAESVPEMLVAASCSKNFGLYRERVGLAMVIYSDAAAADRGQSQLLNVVRGNYSMPPNHGGAIVESILTDAGLRANWEAELTEMRERINSLRSGVVESLRDAGAAGDFSFIEKQKGMFSFLGITPEQVHKLQQDYSIYMVDSSRISIAGLSQSNMAYFCKSVAEVLDAG; this is encoded by the coding sequence ATGTTTGACCACCTGAAGAGCCTGCCCGCCGACCCCATTCTGGGGCTTCTCGCCACCTACCGTGCGGACGATAACCCCAACAAAATCGACCTGGGGGTGGGTGTTTATAAAGATGAGGCGGGGCATACCCCGGTTCTGCAGGCCGTCAAGGAAGCGGAAACCCGCCTGTTGCGCAGCGAAGAAACCAAGGCGTATGTTGGCCCGGCTGGAACCCCCGGGTTCAACAATGCGATGCAGGAACTGGTACTGGGTGCCGGCCACCCTGCGCTGGTTGGCAACCGCGTGCGCTCCGCGCAGACGCCGGGGGGCTGTGGCGCCCTGCGTGTTCTGGCTGAATTTTCCGATCGTGCCAAAACGGGCGCCACCATCTGGGTGAGCGACCCCACCTGGGCCAATCACGTGCCCCTGCTGGGCAACGCCGGCCTGGAAATCAAAAGCTATCCCTATTACGACCGCGCCACCAGCAGCCTGCAGTTCGACGCGATGGTGGAAACCCTGAAGCAGGTCGGCGAAGGTGATCTGGTGCTGTTCCACGCCTGCTGTCACAACCCCTGTGGGGCCGACCTGACTCGCGAACAGTGGCAGGTGCTGGCGGAAATGGCGCAGAAGCAGGGTTTCACCCCCTTCATTGATATGGCCTACCAGGGCTTCGGTGACAGCCTGGAAGCCGATGCTTACGGCTTGCGCCTGATGGCAGAATCGGTGCCAGAGATGCTGGTCGCTGCATCCTGCTCGAAAAACTTCGGTCTCTACCGCGAGCGCGTCGGGCTGGCCATGGTCATTTATAGCGACGCAGCCGCTGCCGATCGCGGCCAGAGCCAGCTGCTGAATGTGGTGCGCGGCAACTATTCCATGCCACCCAATCACGGTGGCGCCATTGTTGAGTCCATCCTCACCGACGCGGGCCTGCGTGCCAACTGGGAAGCGGAACTCACCGAGATGCGCGAGCGCATCAATAGCCTGCGCAGTGGTGTCGTGGAAAGTTTGCGGGATGCCGGCGCCGCGGGCGACTTCAGTTTTATCGAAAAGCAGAAAGGTATGTTCTCGTTCCTGGGAATTACCCCGGAACAGGTGCATAAACTGCAGCAGGATTATTCCATTTATATGGTAGATTCCAGCCGTATCAGTATTGCTGGCCTGAGCCAGAGCAATATGGCGTATTTCTGCAAGTCGGTTGCGGAAGTTCTGGACGCCGGATAA
- a CDS encoding amidohydrolase, whose amino-acid sequence MRLLPTLAGLGTLLASWQLGATTLMHNFDGYQASEHRLEQFNTLVFDEGKVLATGDFAQLRKQYPEAATIDADGKLLLPGLIDAHGHVLGLGRLQQQLDLRDLDLPQTLHAIKQFSRKQQADEWLIGRGWNQVLWQGKQFPTSAQLDALDIDQPIWLQRVDGHAGWANSAAMKLAGITADTPAPDGGEIIRDEHGKPTGVLIDNAMGLIQGVVPQPTLQEEKAALSTAFELALSLGLTGVHDAGVSEQTLKAYRALAAEGAIPLRVYPMISSDDPKLPALLGAGHVGAPNEKLYVRSIKVYADGALGSRGAALLEPYHDRPKEKGLLIYSQSELSQQMQLATDNDFQVNVHAIGDRANHIVLEILQSLDKQQDQKPFRHRIEHAQVLTLDDIERFPSLNLIASMQPVHATSDKNMAGDRLGERRLEGAYAWRKFLNQGTKLAAGSDFPVEPVNPLFGLHAAVTRRDRQGAPEKGWLAEEAMTLEEALRAFTLDAAYASHQEKFIGSLEPGKFADFILLDRNIFTIDPQEIWQANVLETWVEGERVFARSE is encoded by the coding sequence ATGCGCCTCTTACCCACGCTCGCTGGTTTGGGCACCCTGCTTGCCTCATGGCAACTTGGGGCCACAACCCTGATGCACAACTTCGACGGCTACCAGGCCAGCGAACACCGCCTGGAGCAGTTCAATACGCTGGTCTTCGATGAGGGCAAGGTCCTGGCCACCGGCGATTTTGCCCAACTGCGCAAGCAATACCCTGAGGCGGCAACCATCGACGCCGACGGCAAGCTACTGCTTCCTGGCCTGATTGACGCCCACGGCCATGTGCTTGGGCTGGGCAGGCTGCAGCAACAGCTGGACCTGCGGGATCTCGACTTGCCGCAAACGCTCCATGCCATCAAGCAGTTTTCGCGCAAACAGCAAGCCGACGAATGGCTCATCGGGCGCGGCTGGAACCAGGTACTCTGGCAGGGCAAACAATTCCCGACGAGCGCGCAGCTGGACGCCCTGGATATCGACCAGCCAATCTGGCTGCAGCGCGTGGACGGGCACGCAGGCTGGGCCAATAGCGCCGCCATGAAACTGGCCGGCATCACCGCGGATACGCCGGCCCCCGACGGTGGCGAGATCATTCGCGACGAGCACGGTAAACCCACTGGTGTACTGATTGATAACGCCATGGGGCTTATCCAGGGTGTCGTCCCGCAACCCACCCTGCAGGAGGAAAAGGCGGCGCTCTCCACGGCGTTCGAACTGGCGCTGTCCCTTGGGCTCACCGGGGTGCACGACGCCGGCGTGAGCGAACAGACCCTGAAGGCCTACCGCGCGCTTGCCGCCGAAGGCGCTATACCGTTGCGCGTGTATCCGATGATTTCCTCCGACGACCCGAAGTTACCCGCACTGCTCGGTGCCGGTCATGTAGGTGCCCCGAATGAAAAACTCTACGTACGCAGCATCAAGGTGTATGCCGATGGCGCGCTCGGCAGCCGCGGGGCCGCACTGCTGGAGCCCTACCATGATCGCCCAAAGGAAAAGGGTTTGCTGATTTACTCACAAAGTGAGTTAAGCCAACAGATGCAGCTGGCGACGGACAACGACTTTCAGGTAAACGTGCACGCGATTGGCGACCGCGCCAATCACATTGTTCTGGAGATCCTACAGTCCCTCGACAAACAGCAGGATCAGAAACCATTCCGCCACCGTATCGAGCATGCGCAAGTACTGACGCTCGACGACATCGAGCGCTTTCCCTCGCTAAACCTGATCGCCTCGATGCAACCGGTGCATGCAACCAGCGACAAGAATATGGCCGGCGACCGCCTCGGTGAACGACGCCTCGAAGGTGCCTATGCCTGGCGAAAATTTCTCAACCAGGGCACCAAACTCGCCGCGGGTTCTGACTTCCCGGTAGAGCCGGTTAACCCGCTCTTCGGCCTGCACGCCGCGGTCACCCGGCGCGATCGCCAGGGGGCCCCGGAAAAGGGCTGGCTGGCGGAAGAAGCCATGACACTGGAAGAAGCGTTGCGCGCTTTTACCCTGGATGCGGCCTACGCCAGCCACCAAGAGAAATTCATCGGCAGCCTGGAGCCCGGCAAGTTTGCCGACTTCATCCTACTCGATCGCAACATCTTCACCATAGATCCACAGGAAATCTGGCAAGCCAATGTGCTGGAAACCTGGGTAGAGGGTGAACGGGTATTTGCGCGTAGCGAATAA
- the maiA gene encoding maleylacetoacetate isomerase, whose product MELHGYFRSSASYRVRIALNLKGLEYDYHPVNLLKGEQKEPQHRTLNPQGLVPALVDGEHVLTQSLAIMEWLDEQHPQPALLPSDPLARARVRALAYNVACDIQPIQNLRVLKYLQSELGASDEQKVMWIRHWIDGGFTALETQLNGQGGTFANGDAPGLFECCLIPQIYNAERFGVTLDKYPRIAKIADACATLPAFEQARPENQPDSTV is encoded by the coding sequence ATGGAACTCCATGGTTATTTTCGCTCTTCCGCCAGCTATCGCGTGCGCATTGCGCTCAACCTGAAGGGGCTGGAATACGATTACCATCCGGTAAACCTGCTCAAGGGAGAGCAAAAAGAACCCCAACACCGCACACTGAACCCACAGGGGCTGGTACCCGCACTAGTCGACGGCGAACACGTGCTGACCCAGTCCCTGGCAATTATGGAGTGGCTCGACGAGCAACACCCCCAGCCCGCCCTGCTGCCCAGTGATCCACTGGCGCGCGCCCGGGTACGGGCGCTGGCTTATAACGTGGCCTGCGATATCCAACCCATACAAAACCTGCGCGTACTGAAATACCTCCAGTCCGAACTGGGGGCCAGCGATGAACAGAAGGTAATGTGGATTCGCCACTGGATCGATGGTGGCTTCACGGCACTGGAAACACAGCTGAATGGGCAGGGAGGCACCTTTGCCAACGGCGATGCACCGGGCCTGTTCGAATGCTGCCTGATTCCGCAGATTTACAACGCCGAGCGGTTTGGGGTGACGCTGGACAAATACCCGCGCATTGCAAAAATTGCCGATGCCTGCGCCACGCTACCGGCATTTGAGCAGGCACGTCCGGAAAATCAGCCGGACAGTACGGTCTAA
- a CDS encoding M3 family metallopeptidase yields the protein MRQTLIAMSIAAALATVGGCSKEAENVQAAKPAEQVVASAEVVADVVKNNALLAEWKGPYGGVPAFDKMKVEDLKPALEYGMAQNLAEIDEIANNPAPPTFSNTIEEMERSGKALSQVFTYWGIWSGNMSTPEFRAVQAEMAPKLAAFSSKIIQNDKLFQRVKAVFEARNSSDLTAEQKRVVELVYDEFATNGATLSGEDKKRYAEINNRLAELHTKFANNVLADEEGYDIFLTEDQLAGLPESFVKAAASMAEEKGQKGKYAIKNTRSSMDPFLTYSEDRALREKVWTNYYSRGDNGGEHDNNAIIAEILQLRDERVALLGFDNYAQWRLQNRMAKNPENAIALMEAVWPAAVARVHEEVADMQAVADAENAGIKIEPWDYRFYAEKVRKAKYDLNSDEVKQYLQLDKLREGMFYVAGELFNFNFSPVEEGSVPVFHEDVNVWEVTDKTSGEHIGLWYLDPFARSGKRSGAWASMYRDHTTFDGKETVLASNNSNFIKGAPGEPVLVSWDDAETFFHEFGHALHFLASNVSYPTLNGGVRDYTEFQSQLLERWLSTDPIIDNYLVHAKTGEPIPAELVAKIKKAANFNQGFATTEYLASALVDMKLHTTDPKGIDPDKFERETLNALGMPSELVMRHRTPHFGHIFSGEGYSAGYYGYMWADVLTSDASEAFAEAEGGFYDKEVAAKLVKYLFAPRNAIDPAEAYRLFRGRDAGIEPLMRDRGFPVPGEEGTASAGE from the coding sequence ATGCGTCAAACATTGATCGCAATGTCCATCGCCGCAGCACTGGCTACCGTGGGCGGTTGCAGTAAAGAAGCGGAAAACGTACAGGCGGCGAAGCCGGCAGAGCAAGTGGTGGCTTCTGCTGAAGTTGTCGCGGATGTCGTAAAAAATAATGCGCTGCTGGCCGAGTGGAAGGGCCCTTACGGTGGTGTGCCTGCATTCGACAAGATGAAGGTGGAAGATCTGAAGCCGGCGCTGGAGTACGGCATGGCGCAGAACCTGGCAGAAATCGACGAGATTGCCAACAACCCGGCGCCGCCGACCTTTTCCAACACCATTGAAGAGATGGAGCGCAGCGGCAAGGCACTGAGCCAGGTGTTCACCTACTGGGGTATCTGGAGTGGCAACATGTCGACCCCGGAATTCCGTGCCGTGCAGGCGGAAATGGCACCGAAGCTGGCAGCGTTCAGCTCCAAGATCATTCAGAACGACAAACTGTTCCAGCGTGTGAAGGCCGTTTTTGAGGCTCGCAACAGCTCTGACCTGACCGCGGAGCAGAAGCGTGTGGTTGAGCTGGTGTACGATGAGTTCGCCACGAATGGTGCAACGCTTTCCGGTGAAGACAAGAAACGCTATGCCGAAATCAATAACCGTTTGGCTGAGCTGCACACCAAGTTTGCCAACAACGTGCTGGCCGACGAAGAAGGCTACGATATTTTCCTGACTGAAGACCAGCTGGCGGGTCTGCCGGAGTCCTTCGTCAAAGCCGCTGCCTCTATGGCGGAAGAAAAAGGCCAGAAGGGCAAGTACGCAATCAAGAACACCCGCTCTTCCATGGATCCGTTCCTGACGTACTCCGAAGACCGCGCGCTGCGCGAGAAGGTGTGGACCAACTACTACAGCCGTGGCGACAACGGTGGTGAGCACGACAACAACGCGATCATTGCCGAAATTCTGCAGTTGCGTGATGAGCGTGTTGCACTGCTTGGCTTCGATAATTACGCCCAGTGGCGCCTGCAGAACCGCATGGCGAAAAATCCGGAAAATGCCATTGCGCTGATGGAAGCGGTATGGCCGGCGGCGGTTGCTCGTGTGCACGAGGAAGTCGCTGATATGCAGGCAGTGGCCGATGCCGAGAATGCGGGCATCAAAATTGAGCCGTGGGACTACCGTTTCTACGCCGAGAAAGTGCGCAAGGCGAAGTACGACCTCAATTCCGATGAAGTAAAACAGTACCTGCAACTCGACAAGCTGCGTGAAGGCATGTTCTACGTTGCCGGTGAGCTGTTTAACTTCAACTTCAGCCCGGTGGAAGAGGGCAGCGTGCCGGTTTTCCACGAAGACGTGAACGTCTGGGAAGTGACGGACAAGACCAGCGGTGAGCACATCGGCCTGTGGTACCTGGACCCGTTCGCCCGCTCCGGCAAGCGCTCCGGTGCCTGGGCAAGCATGTACCGCGATCACACCACCTTCGATGGTAAGGAAACCGTACTGGCTTCCAATAACTCCAACTTCATCAAGGGTGCACCTGGTGAGCCGGTACTGGTGAGCTGGGACGATGCGGAAACCTTCTTCCACGAGTTCGGTCACGCGCTGCACTTCCTGGCGTCCAACGTGAGCTACCCGACCCTCAACGGCGGTGTGCGCGATTACACCGAGTTCCAGTCCCAGTTGCTGGAGCGCTGGTTGAGCACCGATCCGATCATCGACAACTATCTGGTGCACGCCAAGACCGGCGAGCCGATTCCTGCGGAGCTGGTAGCGAAGATCAAGAAAGCAGCCAACTTCAACCAGGGCTTTGCCACCACCGAGTATCTGGCGTCCGCGCTGGTGGATATGAAACTGCACACTACCGATCCGAAGGGTATCGACCCGGATAAGTTCGAGCGTGAAACCCTGAATGCACTGGGTATGCCGTCCGAGCTGGTGATGCGTCATCGTACGCCGCACTTCGGACACATTTTCTCCGGTGAAGGTTACTCCGCAGGTTACTACGGTTACATGTGGGCCGACGTTCTGACTTCCGATGCGTCTGAAGCTTTCGCGGAAGCGGAAGGTGGTTTCTACGATAAGGAAGTGGCCGCTAAGCTGGTTAAGTACCTGTTCGCACCGCGCAACGCCATTGACCCGGCAGAAGCCTACCGTCTGTTCCGTGGTCGCGATGCGGGTATCGAGCCGCTGATGCGTGACCGTGGTTTCCCGGTGCCGGGAGAAGAGGGTACTGCCTCCGCGGGTGAGTAA
- a CDS encoding 2OG-Fe(II) oxygenase: protein MEFTELQPDLKQWMQEAVERGQCQANVMDALLKAGYQPSIERAVEQCIAAYSTGDSVAARSGVQPNTGLAADTSAQAAAEEEYDGSRFRLFYPEKNLYDLGDQQVEVLLAMQRPNVVLFGNLLSESECDALVELARPRLKRSRVVNAESGTFDLGDVRTSSGTYFESHATPLIASIEARIERLLGVPESRGEPIQVLHYQEGAEYQPHFDFFNPEKPGNQKVLARGGQRVGTLVMYLNNVEAGGSTVFPKVSLDVMPKKGCGLFFSFANGEGELDRLTLHGGSPVVAGEKWIATRWLRLHDYRVSDA, encoded by the coding sequence GTGGAATTTACAGAACTTCAGCCGGACTTGAAGCAGTGGATGCAGGAGGCTGTGGAGCGCGGCCAGTGTCAGGCGAATGTGATGGATGCGCTGCTGAAGGCCGGGTATCAACCTTCCATCGAGCGTGCCGTTGAGCAATGTATTGCGGCCTATTCCACCGGCGATAGTGTGGCGGCGCGATCGGGTGTCCAGCCCAATACGGGCCTCGCCGCAGATACCTCAGCTCAGGCAGCGGCAGAGGAGGAGTACGACGGCAGTCGCTTTCGCTTGTTCTACCCGGAAAAGAACCTGTATGACCTCGGGGACCAGCAGGTGGAAGTCCTGCTGGCGATGCAGCGACCGAATGTGGTGCTGTTTGGCAATTTACTGTCTGAGAGTGAGTGCGACGCGCTGGTTGAACTGGCACGCCCGAGGCTCAAGCGCTCGCGGGTGGTGAACGCAGAAAGTGGCACCTTTGATCTTGGCGATGTGAGAACCAGCTCTGGTACCTACTTCGAGTCGCATGCAACCCCCTTGATCGCCAGTATCGAGGCCCGCATCGAGCGTTTACTGGGCGTGCCGGAGAGTCGCGGCGAGCCAATACAGGTGCTGCACTACCAGGAGGGCGCGGAGTATCAGCCCCATTTCGATTTCTTTAATCCCGAGAAGCCCGGCAATCAGAAAGTGCTTGCGCGCGGCGGCCAGCGTGTGGGTACGCTGGTGATGTACCTGAACAACGTGGAGGCCGGTGGTTCTACGGTGTTCCCCAAAGTATCCCTGGATGTAATGCCTAAAAAAGGCTGCGGCCTGTTCTTTTCGTTTGCCAATGGTGAAGGTGAACTTGACCGCCTGACATTGCATGGCGGTAGCCCGGTGGTTGCGGGGGAGAAATGGATCGCCACCCGGTGGCTGCGCCTCCACGATTACCGGGTAAGCGATGCCTAG
- a CDS encoding mechanosensitive ion channel family protein, which translates to MPSWQLQTNPPGQNNQDGADKAKELADALELAKVEPSSLSNVVDTVMASLDGIWEGFLAHIPFFIASVLMLVLTWIIATIVGKAARRFARKTTRKPSLQDLLVRLTRIFIWVLGMLITAMVLFPGLTPAKALGGLGLLSVAVGFAFKDIFENFFAGILILWRFPFEAGDVIKCEGVEGRVEAVEVRNTAIRRTTGELVIVPNLFLFKNPCEILTDRNKRRITIIAGIAYGEDVTAAVDVIKAAVGECETVKEDEPIQIFPQGFGDSSIDIEVTWWAGSTPFEERHSRGEVVTAVKRALDEAGIEIPFPYRTLTFKEPLPLSGEVPGVPERER; encoded by the coding sequence ATGCCTAGCTGGCAGCTGCAAACGAATCCGCCTGGCCAGAATAATCAGGATGGCGCGGATAAGGCCAAGGAGCTTGCCGATGCCCTGGAGCTGGCCAAGGTAGAACCTTCCTCTCTGTCCAACGTGGTCGATACGGTGATGGCCTCCCTTGATGGCATCTGGGAAGGCTTCCTTGCCCACATCCCTTTTTTCATCGCCAGTGTTTTGATGCTGGTGCTGACATGGATTATCGCCACCATCGTGGGAAAGGCCGCCCGTCGTTTCGCGCGGAAAACCACCCGCAAACCGTCGCTTCAGGATTTGCTGGTTCGTCTGACACGCATCTTTATCTGGGTGCTGGGCATGCTGATTACCGCCATGGTTTTGTTTCCCGGTCTTACGCCGGCCAAGGCCCTCGGTGGGCTCGGGTTGCTGTCGGTGGCGGTGGGGTTTGCCTTCAAGGATATTTTCGAGAACTTCTTCGCCGGGATTCTGATTCTGTGGCGGTTTCCCTTTGAGGCCGGTGATGTTATCAAGTGTGAGGGTGTAGAGGGCAGGGTAGAAGCGGTAGAGGTGCGCAACACCGCTATTCGCCGAACCACCGGAGAGCTGGTGATCGTGCCCAATCTTTTTTTGTTTAAAAACCCCTGTGAGATTCTCACCGACCGGAATAAGCGGCGTATTACCATCATTGCCGGTATCGCCTACGGTGAGGATGTCACCGCTGCGGTGGATGTGATCAAGGCCGCCGTGGGCGAGTGTGAGACCGTCAAAGAGGATGAGCCGATACAGATATTCCCCCAGGGGTTCGGCGACAGCAGTATTGATATCGAGGTCACCTGGTGGGCCGGGTCTACCCCCTTCGAAGAGCGTCACTCACGAGGGGAAGTGGTAACGGCCGTGAAGCGCGCCCTGGATGAGGCGGGTATTGAGATTCCATTCCCCTACCGGACACTGACCTTCAAGGAGCCCCTGCCGCTGTCGGGCGAGGTGCCAGGGGTGCCCGAGCGCGAGCGGTAG
- a CDS encoding MarR family winged helix-turn-helix transcriptional regulator has product MTIDNTTSDKTELSDPMDAVRPDDLRLEKFLPYRLSVLSNRVSNAIADAYSARFDLTIPAWRVMAILGRFPNLSAADLVEQTAMDKVAISRAVSILIRNDYITRSEDLADRRRQVLNLSDLGRDVYERIVPLAQQYENDLMGSLSADERNQLDSIIEKLMARAQDWANRGLID; this is encoded by the coding sequence ATGACAATTGATAACACCACTAGCGACAAGACTGAGCTTTCCGACCCTATGGATGCGGTGCGCCCGGATGATCTGCGTCTGGAGAAGTTCCTGCCTTATCGCCTTTCTGTCTTGTCCAACCGGGTAAGCAACGCGATTGCGGATGCCTATAGCGCGCGTTTCGACCTCACCATTCCCGCCTGGCGTGTGATGGCTATTCTTGGCCGTTTTCCGAACTTGTCCGCAGCGGACTTAGTCGAGCAAACGGCGATGGACAAGGTGGCGATCAGCCGCGCGGTGTCGATCCTGATCCGGAACGACTACATCACCCGCAGCGAAGACCTCGCCGATCGCCGTCGCCAGGTGCTCAATCTTTCGGACCTGGGCCGGGATGTGTACGAACGTATTGTGCCGCTGGCACAGCAGTATGAGAACGACCTGATGGGCTCGCTGTCGGCCGACGAGCGCAACCAGCTCGACAGTATTATTGAAAAGCTGATGGCGCGCGCGCAGGACTGGGCCAATCGCGGCCTGATCGACTGA
- a CDS encoding LEA type 2 family protein, with the protein MIRSLRRYALCALLISFLAPLLTLTGCATLSPDFEKPDVQLTALEPLPGDRSGNLRFRIHLRVFNPNNTDLALSGLYYTLKLAGHKVVTGTSNTLPVVPAYGQQAITVDASANLMGSFMAAAELIRMQGNTVPYELEAKLGLKASLLPAIRVSKRGEIRLGQYQR; encoded by the coding sequence TTGATCCGCTCACTCCGCCGCTACGCGCTCTGCGCGCTCCTGATCTCTTTCCTGGCCCCCCTCCTGACATTGACTGGCTGCGCCACTCTGTCGCCGGACTTTGAAAAGCCAGATGTGCAACTTACCGCACTGGAACCCCTGCCCGGTGATCGCAGCGGCAACCTGCGCTTTCGTATCCACCTGCGTGTATTCAACCCCAACAACACAGACCTGGCCCTGTCTGGCCTCTACTACACGCTCAAGCTGGCCGGGCACAAGGTCGTGACCGGCACCTCCAATACCCTGCCGGTAGTGCCGGCGTACGGACAGCAGGCCATCACCGTGGATGCGTCTGCAAACCTGATGGGGTCATTCATGGCGGCGGCGGAGCTGATCCGGATGCAGGGCAATACCGTGCCCTATGAACTGGAGGCCAAACTGGGGTTGAAGGCGTCGCTGCTACCCGCGATTCGGGTATCCAAGCGGGGAGAGATTAGACTGGGGCAATACCAGCGCTGA